The genomic interval AAAACTTCCTTGACCGATTGGATAAATCAAGAAAACAGCGGTAGCAGCTGCAACAGGAGCTGAATATGCAACAGCAATCCAAGGTCGCATACCCAGACGGAAACTAAGCTCCCACTCACGACCCATGTAACAAGCTACACCAAGTAAAAAGTGTAGAACAATTAGTTCATAAGGACCGCCGTTATATAACCATTCATCAACAGACGCCGCTTCCCATATTGGGTAAAAGTGCAAACCTATAGCTGCAGAAGTAGGAATAATGGCACCTGAAATAATATTGTTTCCGTAAAGTAAAGATCCAGAAACAGGTTCACGAATACCATCAATATCTACTGGAGGTGCAGCAATGAAGGCGATAATAAATACGGAAGTTGCGGTCAATAAGGTAGGGATCATCAAAACACCAAACCATCCAATGTAAAGACGGTTTTCAGTGCTGGTTATCCAATTACAGAAGCGACCCCATAGGCTTTCGCTTTCGCGTCTCTCTAAAATTGCAGTCATGGTAAAATCTTGGTTTATTTAATTATTTAATCATCAGGGACTCCCAAGCACACAAATTCAAATAGAAAGTGGAAGGCTTGTTATTCAACAGTATAACACGCCTTATATACTTGTGTCAACCAATATCGATCTAGATCTATTCTAATTTTTTGTAAAAAAAATGAAATAAATAAAATAAGGTTGGATTACAAAAATCAAATAAGGATTTCTATACATATAATTTGAATATAACAGTGGGTTGCCCGGGATTCGAACCCGGAACTAGTCGGATGGAGTAGAAATTTTCTTTGTTAAATTAAAAAAGTAAACATCCCTCCCCAAGCCGTGCTTGCATTTTTCATTGCACACGGCTTTCTCTATGTATACATCAGTTCTTTTTTTTTAGAAAAACTTTAATTTAAAGAATAATCGGTTGATTTAACCCTTATTACATTAACATTTCAAAATAGTAGAAGTAAAAATTTTTATTATCTCTTAGGAAAATTGGCATTTACAAGACCTCAGGATAAATCATTGATAATTGGTCAGATCATTGATATAAATAATATCCAAATACCAAATTCGATTTCTATATACCCCCCGAAAAGTAGAAGAAGTTCTTGAGAAGGTCAAAGAAAGAGCTTCTTCTTCCGACGTGAGGAATTTTTCCAAAAATTCCGAGCCTAATCCTTTCAAAAAAGCACGCACAGTACTTTTGTGTTTCCGAGCCAAAGTTTTAGCACAAGAAAGTCGAAGTATATATTTTATTCGATACAAACTCTTTTTTTTGGAAGATCCGCTATAATAATGAGAAAGGTTTCTGCATATATGCCAAAATCGGTCAATAATATCAGAATCTGCCAAATCAGTCCAAATCGGCTTACTAATAGGATGTCCTAATAAGTTACAAAATTTCGCTTTAGCCAATGATCCAATAAGGGGAATAAGTGGAACAAGGGTATCAAATTTCTTAATAGCATTATTGATTAGAAATGCATTTTCTAGCATTTGACTTCGTACCATTGAATGGTTTAGTCGCACACTTGAAAGATAGCCCATAAAGTTAAAGGAATAATTGGGTAATTGGTTTATATAGACCCTTCCCGGGTGAAACCAAATACCAAAATGACATTGCCAAAAATTAACAAGGTAAGATTTCCATTTATTCATCAAAAGAGGCGTCCCATTTGAAACCAGAATGGATTTTCCTTGATACCTAACATAATGTATGAAAGGATCTTTGAACAACCATAGACTGGCTTGAAAATCCTTAGCAAAGACTTCTACAAGACGTTCTTTTTTTTCATAGAAATATATCCGTTCAAGAAAGACTCCAAAAGATGTTGATCGCAAATGAGAAGATTGCTTACGGAGAAAGAAGAAAATGGATTCGTATTCACATACATGAGAATTATATAACAAGAAGAATAATTTTTGATTTCTTTTTGGTGAAAAATCAAAACTGGGTTTCTTTCTATCAATAAGAGTATTCCAATTCCAATATTCGTGGAAAAAGAATCGTAATAAATGCAAGGAGGAGGCGTCTTTTACCCAATAACGAAGGTTTTGAACCAAGATTTCCAGATGTACGGGATGGGGTATTAGTATATCTAACACAGAATTTAAATGTGAAAAATTGTTCTCTAAGAAAGGAAATGGTGAATGAATTGATCGTAAATTACGAAATTTTAATATCCCTTTCCCCCCTTGAGAAGATATTAATCGTATATAAAATGGAATTTCCACAATAAATGCAAGTCCTTCTGATATTGTTTGAGAATATAAATTCTTGTTGTGACCAAAAAATAGATTTTGATTAGAATTATTAGCAAAAATAATAAAATGATTTTGTTGATAAATTCGAGTAATTAAACGTTTCACAATTAGGAAACTGGATTTATTATCATAAACTGGATTTTCTAACAAAATCGATCGGTTTAAACTATGATCATGAGCAAGTGCATAAATATACTCCTGAAAGATAAGTGGATATAGAAAGCCGTGTTGTTGAGATCTATCAAGCTGTAAATATCCTTGAATTTCCTCCATTTGATTTTAATTTGAACCAAAGGTAGAAGATTTGGGGGTTATCAAATGATACATAGTGCGATACAGTCAAAACAAAGTATTTTAGTAATAAAAGATACCTCGGGGCGAGTATAAACTTATAAACAGATTCTCTATCCTCTCTTTTTTACATTTTTAGTCATTTTTAGTCTATGTTATAGTATAACAAGATGGTTAGAAATCTTTTATTTTTTCAACCCAATCGCTCTTTTGATTTCGGAAAAATTTTCTTTATCAATATACTGTTTCTTCTACACACACATCTCCGTTTCATAATGGAGAGTTAGAATAGTTAGGATTCGTTGAAAAATTGAGAATTCACTCATGGGAGTGAAAGCTTTCCTGCACCGGGCACTAATATATTTTTAACGTCTAATTAGATCAGGAAATTATTCCAAATTCAGAGCAGAAGCTCGTTTCTTTATCTTTCCCTATAATTAATTGAAGCCGCGAGGCCCTATCCATTTATTCATTCAACCCAACTTTATTTTCTTCCATTCCAAGAATTCGAACCGGGTTTTTCTTTTCTACTGATCCGGTAAAAATGAAACATTCTCAGAACTCTCCCTCAATCCGACATGCTGTTTTTTCCATTCATTCCCTTTCAGGATCAGTCGTGGTCTTTCAAACTTTACCGATGGTATAGATGAATCCCCTGCTTCATCTAAATGTGTAAAAGATGCTAGCCGCACTTAAAAGCCGAGTACTCTACCGTTGAGTTAGCAACCCGAAGAATAAATTAAAATAAAAAATAAATAAAAAAGAAATTAAAAAAATCTATAAAATATAATATATAATATATTAAGTGTATAGATACAATCAGAATGAAAACAAATTCAACAAAGACATTAGACAAGGCAATCAAAGTGTTGAGCTAACAAATAAAAAAAGATTTTCTAATGCATTCAAAACAAAAACATAAAAATGAAATGAATAGAGGCAGATGAAAATACAAGAAATTCTCAGAAAAAATTCGATAAAAATAAAAAAATAGATAAATATCAAAATTTATAGACCGACCCCCCTTAATTTACTTTTTCATTTACTTTTTCAATCAATCAAAAAACCTTGCATATAATAGAACCCACGGTTTGAAAGTAAAAAAAACAAACCTAGGGCACGAAACTAAATAGATCCACTTGACTTATCACAATGAATTATATTTGTTCGATACACTGTTGTCAATAGAAATGTTGCGAAAAGAATATATGGAAAAAAATACAATAAATTCAATTGACAGTTAAAATACAAACTGATCAAATCGTTGGATTGACACTGCATATCTAAATAATTCTATTCTACACGTGTAGATGAGAAAATAAATAAGGACGTGGTGAAAAAGTCCCTGATTTATTTAATCCACACCAATCAAAAATGTATTCAATAAAAAATAAAATAAGTAGAATAAGCAAACTTACCTCGATTCCCTCTTTCTTTTTTATAAGACTTTGTCGCATAGAATATGAGAAAACAATGAAAAATAGATACTAATAGGGCGGGAAGGGGGGGTGTAGTGACTTTTCTATAATTTTATAGAATCTTTCTCTATTCTTTTTTATATACCCCCCTTTTTGCATTTCTTTCCTTAATTGAACTTCATTTGATTAGGGCGAAGTTCCTTAAAAACCCCCGCCTTTTTAAAAATATCTTGAACAGTTCCTGTAGGTTGAGCACCCTGTTCAAGGAAATATAGAATAGCAGTAACGTTTAAATAAGTTTGATTCTTTATCGGATCATAAAAACCCACTTTCTGCAGATCTTTTCCTTCTCTTCGGGATCGAACATCAATTGCAACGATTCGAAAGACAGCTCATTGAGATAGATGTAAATGAACAATACCCCTCCTAGAAACGTATAGGAAGTTTTCTCTTCGTACGGCTCGAGAAAAAAATAATTTGATTCGAAGTTTTATCTATGTATTGAATTCTAGTAAATCATAAAAGGTGCATAAAATCATCAAATCAATTAGACTGCGGTTTAAGTCTTTTTTTTCTTTTTCATTCCTGAAAAAAAAAAAAGAAATCATTCGTACTCATAACTC from Coffea arabica chloroplast, complete genome carries:
- the matK gene encoding maturase K, producing MEEIQGYLQLDRSQQHGFLYPLIFQEYIYALAHDHSLNRSILLENPVYDNKSSFLIVKRLITRIYQQNHFIIFANNSNQNLFFGHNKNLYSQTISEGLAFIVEIPFYIRLISSQGGKGILKFRNLRSIHSPFPFLENNFSHLNSVLDILIPHPVHLEILVQNLRYWVKDASSLHLLRFFFHEYWNWNTLIDRKKPSFDFSPKRNQKLFFLLYNSHVCEYESIFFFLRKQSSHLRSTSFGVFLERIYFYEKKERLVEVFAKDFQASLWLFKDPFIHYVRYQGKSILVSNGTPLLMNKWKSYLVNFWQCHFGIWFHPGRVYINQLPNYSFNFMGYLSSVRLNHSMVRSQMLENAFLINNAIKKFDTLVPLIPLIGSLAKAKFCNLLGHPISKPIWTDLADSDIIDRFWHICRNLSHYYSGSSKKKSLYRIKYILRLSCAKTLARKHKSTVRAFLKGLGSEFLEKFLTSEEEALSLTFSRTSSTFRGVYRNRIWYLDIIYINDLTNYQ
- the rps16 gene encoding ribosomal protein S16, which encodes MLKLRLKRCGRKQRAVFRIVAIDVRSRREGKDLQKVGFYDPIKNQTYLNVTAILYFLEQGAQPTGTVQDIFKKAGVFKELRPNQMKFN